A window of Hydrogenophilus thermoluteolus genomic DNA:
TCGATCCGCCACCACAAGGCGATTGCCAAGAACGCAAAGAAGAGGAGCGGCAGCAGCGCGGAAACGAACGGCGAAACCCCCCAAACGGCAACGATTCGGTCGCTCAGTTGCGTGAGCAGGAAAAACGCCACGCCCAACATCGTCCCGGCAAAGACCCGCCACCCCAACTGCACCGTTCTGCTGTGCCCCATCACGAAAGGAACGGCAAGGGTGGCCATCACCACCAACAAGAGCGGCAACAAAACTTTACGCCAAAACGCTGCCTCGAACGGTTTGCTCTCTCCCCCGTTCTTTTGCAAAAATTGAATGTAGCGGTAAAGGACGTCGAGCCTCATCCGCTGCGGTTCGACCCAGAGCACTGCCAGTGTTTCCGGCGTGAGCTCACTACGCCAGAAGTGGTCCCGGAGCGTTTCCTGACGGACTGCGTCATCCTGAAAGGTACGCCGCTCGACCTCGGGAAAGTACCATCCCTCTTGCGCTGCATCGTAAATCCCTTCAGGCGCATGATCGATCGCCTGCAACCGCGGTTTATCGCCCGGTTCGAGCCGATACCACCAGACATCGCCAATCGTTTGCGCGTCGCGCACGGCACCGATGTGCACGAAACGGTCCCCATCGCGGACCCACAAACCGCGTCGCGGCGAACGCTGCGCCGCATCGACGCCGATCCCCTCATCCCATTGCCGCGCCAGCCGTTCGGTCACCGGTACAACCCATTCGGCCAGCGCCATCGTCGCCGCGGCGACCGCCAGCGCGGCAATCGCAACCAGCCGCCACAATCGATAGGGGGACAACCCCACGGTGCGCAACACCGCCAACTCCGAATGACGCGCCAGTTGCGCCAATGCGACCAACGTTCCTACCAACAACGCAACCGGTGCCATTTCGACCCAGCGGCCGGGTTGCAACAACAGCGCGTACCCCAATACCCGAAAAACCGTCCATCCGGGTTGTCCCAAGCGATCCAGTGCGTCCAGAAAATCGAAAAAGAGCAACAAGCCGCCAAAAACCGCGCCGACCAAAAGGGTTCCGCGCAGAATGTTCCCGACCAGCCAACGCGATACCAGGTGGTTGCACATCATCGCGTCCGCCTCATGCGCCAGAGATAAACAAGCACCAGCAGCGCAAAAAAGAGCAGGTGTGGTGCCCAGAACCCCACGGCAAAGGACGTTCGACCCCGAACGACGTACGCCTGAGCGAGCGACAACAGATTGACATAGGCGAAGAACACGAGGAGTGCAACGAAGAGCGTCACACCCCGCACCGTACGCGGTTCTGCCTCGGCAAGGGGTAACGCGAACACCATCAGCATTACCGCGGCAAACGGTAAGCCGAAACGCTGCACCAACTCACCTGCCGCCGCCCGGTGCCCCTCGTGCGCCATCTGCCACAGGGACGCGGTCGCGACGGCACGGACACGCTGCACCTCGGAAACCGGTTTGGGCGGTGTCACCCAAAGCGCCTGTTCGCGAAATTCGATCACCCGAAAGGCCAAAGGAGACGCCCCCTCCTCATACCGCGCTCCCGACGCCAAAACCACCCATTTGCCATCGTCGCGATTTTCGACGCGCGCACCATCGGCAACGACGATCATTTGTCGCCCCGCTTGCCACTGGCGCATGAAAAAGAGGCCCACGGCATCCTCGCCGCGCGGAGCGACGAATAGGACCCGGTGCCCGTCCTTCGACTCGCGAAAAATCCCGGGGGCAACAGTCTGCGTCTCGTCTCGTGCTTGTGCCGCAGCTTTCAAACGATCCTTCTGCTGCTCGGCAAAGGGCACCAACCACGTCGTCAAGAGCGCGAGCCCCAGCGCCAAGACCATTCCCAACCCCAACACCGGCACCGCCAACCGCCAACGCGACACCCCCAACGCGCGCCAAACGGCCCATTCGCTGTCTCGCACCCAACGCTGCATCACAAGCAGAGTCGCGGCAAACGCACTGAGCGTCACGATGAGCGGCAGCTTCTCACTGATGGCCCACGGCAGATACGGCAGATAGAGATCAGACGGGAGGTCGCCGGCGGCAACCGTACCCAACAGACGCACCATCGACACCGCGGTCAGGATCAATATGAGTGCCACCGCGATGAGTAGCGCCGTGCGGCCGATCTCGGCTAGAATGGAACGGTCGAAAACTTTCATAGAAACACAGGGAGCAGTAAACTTATGAAATTTACCATATCGGATCTCCCCTTCGAAAAGATTGCGGCAACGACGCTCGTCGTACCGCTCTTTACCGACGAAACCGATCCCAATCGGGAACGGCTCGACAAAGTGACGAAAGGCAAATTCGGTCGCTTGTGGGCGCAAGAGGTCGACCGCGACGTCGTTGGGCAAATCTTCCGCTACACCGATCTTCCTGGCCTTGCGGCTTCACGCCTTCTGGTAGTTTCCCTCGGGGAACGGGGCAAATTCACCGCGCAAAAATGGGCCAAAGCAGCACAAGCCGTCGCGACCGCGCTCGCCAACGGCCCGATCGGCTCGGCTGCGCATCTTTTAGCAAGCGTCGACCTGCCGCAGGTGCCGCTCGCGCAACGGCTGCGCCTCCTCACCTATTGGTTTCGTCAGGCACAGTACCGTTACGATGCCACGCTGGGCGAAAACAGTGCCAAAGCGAAAGCGCCCAAAGGGGCGGATCGCGTCGAACACCTGATCCCGGAAGCGGCAACGGACGCTCTTTACCGCGCGGTTGCCGAAGGGGACGCGATTGCCGAAGGGGCGCTCCTCACCCGCCAACTCGGTGACCTACCCGCAAACGTCTGCACCCCCGAATACCTCGCGGAAACCGCTGAAAACCTGGCCAAAGCGCACGATCTGAAATGCCACGTGCTCGACAAAAAAGAGGCGGAAAAACTGGGCATGGGCGCCTTTTTGGCGGTTGCGGCCGGAGCCAAGCGTCCGCCGAAGCTCATCGTGCTCGAATACCGGGGTAGCGGCGTGAAGAAAGCGGAACGCAAACCGATCGCGCTCGTGGGCAAAGGGATCACCTTCGACACCGGCGGGATCTGCCTCAAACCCGCGGCGCAAATGGATGAGATGAAATACGACATGTGTGGTGCAGCAACGGTATTGGGGACGATGAAAGCGATCGCGCTCATGGCGCTGCCGCTTGACGTCGTCGCCGTGATCCCTGCCACCGAAAACATGCCAGGCGGAACGGCAACGCGTCCGGGTGACGTCGTCACCACCCTTTCTGGGAAAACGGTCGAGATCCTCAACACCGACGCCGAAGGACGGCTGATCCTCTGCGACGCACTCACCTATGTGCAACAGCGCTACCGCCCGAGCAAAGTGGTCGATATCGCGACGCTCACCGGCGCGATCATCATCGCACTGGGTAAAGTCGCAACAGGCCTCATGGGCAACGACGACACGCTCCTTGCCGAACTCAAAGCCGCTGGCGACGAAGCGTTCGATCGCGCCTGGCCGCTTCCGCTCTGGGACGATTACCAGGAGCTCCTGAAGAGCCGTTTTGCCGACATCCCCAACATCTCGAGCGGGCGCGACGCGGGTTCGATCACCGCAGCGGCATTCCTCTCCCGCTTCATCGAACCGGGCACCCCGTGGGCCCACCTCGACATCGCCGGAACCGCATGGCTTAGCGGCGAACAGAAAGGAGCAACGGGCCGCCCGGTGCCGCTCCTTACCCACTGGTTGCTGAAAGAGGCCGAACGCGCCCAAACGGCGCACGCCGAAACGGACCAACCGGCCGACTGACCCGCGACGATGGTGTGCCGCGTCCGCTTCTTTCCCGATCAAAGCCATCCGCTGGATACCGCGGTGCGCCTCATCGAGCGCGCCTATCGCAGTGGCCGCCAGGTTGCGGTTCGTCTCGAAGACGAACCACAACTGGCGGCGCTCAGCAAAACTTTGTGGGAATCCCGTCCGGGGTTTTTTCTGCCCAACGTCCGGGTGAGTGACCCCATTGCCGCAGAAACCCCGATCGTTTTGCTGCTTACCGAAGAGACCGTTCCCACGCCACGCCCCGTTTGGGTGAACTTGGCGCGCGCCGCGTTTGCGTCGCTCCCGGACTGCGAATGGCTTTTCGAAATCGTCGGAACCAGTGAAGCGGACAAAGCGCCCGCGCGTGAACGCTACCGATACTACCGCGCTTTGGGTTGCGCGGTCGATGTTGCCCGAGGAACGCCATGATGGTTCGCCCCCCTTTTGCCGATGACGACCGACCCGCATGGGCGTCTTCCTTGCGTTCAACCCCAAGCACCGCTACGCTTACCTCGCCGGAAATCCCGCCGGTACCGCTCGACGCGTTGCCGGTGTTGACCGAAAAAGCGGAGTTCGCGCCTTCCCAAACCGTGCAAGCGCCTTCCGGTGCGCCGCCCACGCCAGAAACAGCCACAGCCACACCGACGTCACCCGGAGCGTCTGCCCCAGCCATGAACGCTCCAGCCCTCACCACAGAAGAGGATGACGAAGCGTTTGCGCGTTGGGTTGCCGAACGCACCGCAGCGCTCGTGCACGAAGAGCTGACGGCGCTCACCGAACGGGTCCTTGCGCGGCTCGAATGGGAGCTCAAGCAAAAACGGCGCGGGCGCAACCGGCTATAATTTGCCTTTTACCGACGCAACCCGGACGACGATGGAACTCGAAAAAAGCTTCAATCCTGCTGCGATCGAACAACCGCTCTACCGCCATTGGGAAAGCGCGGGTTACTTCAAAGCGGGTTTCGACCCCGACAAAAAACGCGCCTACTGCATCCTGATGCCCCCGCCGAACGTCACCGGAACGCTCCACATGGGGCACGGGTTCAACCAGACGATCATGGATACCCTCATCCGCTGGCGGCGGATGAGCGGCGACAACGTGCTCTGGCAACCTGGCACCGACCACGCCGGTATCGCCACCCAGATCGTCGTCGAACGCCTGCTCGAAAAAGAGGGACTGACCCGCCAAGAGCTCGGCCGCGAAAAGTTCCTGGAGCGCGTCTGGCAGTGGAAAGAGTACTCGGGCAGCACCATCACTCAGCAGATGCGTCGGCTGGGTTCCTCTCCCGACTGGAGCCGTGAGCGCTTCACGATGGATGAGGGGCTATCACGCGTCGTGATCCAGACCTTCGTTCGCCTCTACCGCGAAGGGTTGATCTACCGCGGCAAGCGGCTCGTCAACTGGGACCCCAAGCTCAAAACCGCCGTTTCGGACTTGGAAGTGAATGCGGAGGAAGAAGACAGCTTCCTGTGGTCGATCCACTACCCGCTTGCCGACGGTCCCGTCGATGGCGTCGAGGGCGTGATCGTCGCAACGACCCGCCCCGAAACCCTCTTTGGTGACACCGCGGTGATGGTTCACCCCGACGACGAACGCTACCGCCACCTCATCGGCAAAACGGTCTTGTTGCCGCTCGCGCACCGCCGAATTCCGATCATCGCCGACGAAGCGGTCGACCCCACCTTCGGGACGGGCTGTGTCAAAGTCACACCGGCGCACGACTTCAACGACTTCGCCGTGGGGCAACGCCACAACCTGCCGATGATCAACATCATGCGGCTCGACGCCCACCTCAACGACAACGTCCCCGAGCCATTCCGTGGGCTCGACCGCTTCGTGGCGCGCGAACGCGTGGTCGAAGCGCTCAAGGAACAGGGGCTGCTCGTCGACGTCAAACCCCACCGCGCGATGATCCCGCGTGGCGACCGCACCGGTGTCGTACTCGAACCGATGCTCACCGACCAGTGGTTCGTCGCCACCACCAAGCCTGCGCCCGACGGCAAATCGCTCGCGCAGAAGGCGCTCGAGGTCGTCGACAACGGCGAAATCCGTTTCATCCCGGAAAACTGGACCAACACCTACCGTCAGTGGCTCACCAACATCCAGGATTGGTGTATCTCGCGCCAACTCTGGTGGGGGCACCAGATTCCCGCCTGGTACGCAGCCGAAGACGAGGGCAAAGAGAACCCGCGCTTCTGGGTTGCCCACGACGAAACGGAAGCGGCGCAATTGGCTGCTGCCGATGGCTACACCGGCCCGCTCGTGCGCGACCCTGACGTGCTCGACACCTGGTACTCCTCTGCGCTTTGGCCCTTTTCGACCCTCGATTGGACTCCGGAATACCCAGCGCGATCGAACCCGGCGCTCGACCTCTACCTCCCCTCGTCGGTGTTGGTGACCGGCTTCGACATCATCTTTTTCTGGGTGGCGCGCATGGTGATGATGACCACCCACATCACAGGGAAAATCCCGTTCCGCGACGTTTACGTGCACGGGCTCATCCGAGACGCCGAAGGGCAGAAGATGTCGAAGTCGAAAGGGAACGTACTCGACCCGATCGACCTCATCGATGGCATCTCGCTCGATGCACTCATCGAAAAGCGCACCTTCGGTTTGATGAACCCGAAGCAAGCCGAAAGCATCGCGGCACGCACCCGCAAAGAATTCCCGAACGGGATCCCCGCGTTCGGCGCGGACGCGTTGCGCTTTACCTTCGCCAGTCTCGCCTCACCCGGGCGTGACATCAAGTTCGACTTGAACCGGTGCGAAGGGTACCGCAACTTCTGCAACAAATTGTGGAACGCCGCGCGCTTCGTGTTGATGAACACCGAAGGACACGATTGCGGCTTGGCAGACCACCAGCCGAATGCCTGCCAAGGCGAATACCTCGACTTTTCGTTTGTCGACCGTTGGATCGTCTCGCGACTGCAACGCGCCGAACACGAAGCCGACCAGCATCTCAACGCCTACCGTTTCGACCTTTTGGCACGCACCCTCTACGAATTCATCTGGGACGAGTATTGCGACTGGTACCTGGAGCTCGCGAAAGTCCAGCTCAAGAACGGCACCGCGGCCCAACAACGCGCCACACGGCGAACCCTTCTGCGGGTATTGGAAGCGACATTGCGCCTTGCCCATCCGGTGATTCCCTTCATCACCGAAACCCTGTGGCAAGCCGTCGCCCCGGTTGCCGCGCGCAAAACCACCGACTCGATCATGCTCGCGCCCTACCCTGTCGCGCAACCCGAACGTATCGACGAAGCGGCGGAAGCCGCGATGGCCGACCTCAAAGCGATCATCAACGAAGTGCGCAGTATTCGCACTCAGATGGGGCTCAAACCCGGCGAACGTGTTCCGTTGCTCGTCACCGGCTTCGACGCCGCGCAAGCCGAGCGGTTTGCCCCTTACATCGAAGCACTGGCCAGGGTCTCGGCGGTTCGAGTCGTTCCCGAACTGCCTGAGCAACTCCTTGCCCCAGTCGCCGTTGCCGCAGGCGGGCAATGGATGCTCGAAGTCACCGTCGATCTCGAAGCCGAAAAGGCTCGGCTGACGAAAGAGCGGCAGCGGCTCACCAACGAAATCGCGCGCGCCCAAGGGAAACTGGCAAACGAAGCGTTCGTTACGCGCGCTCCTGCAGCGGTCGTTGCCCAAGAACGCGAACGTCTGGCGAAATTCACCGAAGAGTTGGCCCAGATCGACGCACAGCTGGCCAGACTCGAACGGCGCTAATCCCCTAGCAAAAATACACGCCCCTGTCAAGGCGGGAAAATCCCGCTTTTCCCGCCTTGACCATGCCACTACAATCGTGCGGTTCGTTCGATTGCGTGGAGGTACCGCGATGAAGCGCCTGCTGATCACTGTGTTTGCCGCATTGTCTGTACTGACTGCCCCAGCATGGGCACGGGACTGGCAGACCATCCAGGCTTCTGGGAAACTGCACGCGATCACCGAGGGCGCTTTCTACCCCTTCAACTACTTCGAAGGACAAACGCTCACAGGGTTTGAAGTGGAACTCGCTGAAGCGATCGCCAAAGAACTCGGGCTTGCCATCGAATGGCGTACGGTGCCCTTCGACGCGCAGATCGCTGCAATCCAGCAGGGACGGTACGACTTCGCAATCGCTTCGCACGGGTACACCGAACAACGCGCCAAAGCGGTCGATTTCACCAACCCGCACTATTGCACCGGCGGGATGATCGCGGCCCGCAAAGACGGCCCGTTGACCGTCAAAGCGCTGGCTGGAAAAACGGTGGCGGTTCAAATTGGCACCAGCTACCTCGAAAACGCACGCAAAATTCCCGGACTCAAAGCGCTGAAAACCTACAAATCGGACCCGGAAGCGTTCGCAGCGCTCAAAGCCGGCAAAGTCGACGCCTGGATCTCCGACCGTTTTCTGGTCAAAGCCACGCTCGAGAAAAACGGTGATCCCAACCTGGCAGCTGGCGAACAAGTTTTCTATGAGCGCGTCTCGATGATTCTGCAAAAGAACAACCCCGAACTCAAGGAAAAACTCAACGAAGGGCTTGCCGCGATCATGCGCAACGGTGTCTACCAACGCCTGTCGCAAAAATACTTCGGCGAAGACGTCTCCTGCCCCGAGTGATCTCGGTTGATCCTGCGCGGAGCTCGACCCCATCATGGACTGGATTCGCCACCATCCTGGCGCAGCGATCTTTACCGCGCTGATCGGTTTGTTGATTTTCCTCTGGGGGATGGCGATCCCCCTCTCCTACGCCCCAGAACCGATCGGCCCCGCGGCGGAGCTCTTTGCCGAAGGAACGCGGGTGACCGTCGGGCTCACGGTCGTCTCCGGTCTTGCCGGGCTGGTCCTTGGTGTCCTCGTTGGATTGGGTAACCTGTCCCCGATCAAACCGATCCGTTGGTTCTGCG
This region includes:
- a CDS encoding DNA polymerase III subunit chi, with the protein product MVCRVRFFPDQSHPLDTAVRLIERAYRSGRQVAVRLEDEPQLAALSKTLWESRPGFFLPNVRVSDPIAAETPIVLLLTEETVPTPRPVWVNLARAAFASLPDCEWLFEIVGTSEADKAPARERYRYYRALGCAVDVARGTP
- the lptF gene encoding LPS export ABC transporter permease LptF; the protein is MKVFDRSILAEIGRTALLIAVALILILTAVSMVRLLGTVAAGDLPSDLYLPYLPWAISEKLPLIVTLSAFAATLLVMQRWVRDSEWAVWRALGVSRWRLAVPVLGLGMVLALGLALLTTWLVPFAEQQKDRLKAAAQARDETQTVAPGIFRESKDGHRVLFVAPRGEDAVGLFFMRQWQAGRQMIVVADGARVENRDDGKWVVLASGARYEEGASPLAFRVIEFREQALWVTPPKPVSEVQRVRAVATASLWQMAHEGHRAAAGELVQRFGLPFAAVMLMVFALPLAEAEPRTVRGVTLFVALLVFFAYVNLLSLAQAYVVRGRTSFAVGFWAPHLLFFALLVLVYLWRMRRTR
- the lptG gene encoding LPS export ABC transporter permease LptG, which translates into the protein MMCNHLVSRWLVGNILRGTLLVGAVFGGLLLFFDFLDALDRLGQPGWTVFRVLGYALLLQPGRWVEMAPVALLVGTLVALAQLARHSELAVLRTVGLSPYRLWRLVAIAALAVAAATMALAEWVVPVTERLARQWDEGIGVDAAQRSPRRGLWVRDGDRFVHIGAVRDAQTIGDVWWYRLEPGDKPRLQAIDHAPEGIYDAAQEGWYFPEVERRTFQDDAVRQETLRDHFWRSELTPETLAVLWVEPQRMRLDVLYRYIQFLQKNGGESKPFEAAFWRKVLLPLLLVVMATLAVPFVMGHSRTVQLGWRVFAGTMLGVAFFLLTQLSDRIVAVWGVSPFVSALLPLLFFAFLAIALWWRIEQR
- a CDS encoding ABC transporter substrate-binding protein, which produces MKRLLITVFAALSVLTAPAWARDWQTIQASGKLHAITEGAFYPFNYFEGQTLTGFEVELAEAIAKELGLAIEWRTVPFDAQIAAIQQGRYDFAIASHGYTEQRAKAVDFTNPHYCTGGMIAARKDGPLTVKALAGKTVAVQIGTSYLENARKIPGLKALKTYKSDPEAFAALKAGKVDAWISDRFLVKATLEKNGDPNLAAGEQVFYERVSMILQKNNPELKEKLNEGLAAIMRNGVYQRLSQKYFGEDVSCPE
- a CDS encoding valine--tRNA ligase, which gives rise to MELEKSFNPAAIEQPLYRHWESAGYFKAGFDPDKKRAYCILMPPPNVTGTLHMGHGFNQTIMDTLIRWRRMSGDNVLWQPGTDHAGIATQIVVERLLEKEGLTRQELGREKFLERVWQWKEYSGSTITQQMRRLGSSPDWSRERFTMDEGLSRVVIQTFVRLYREGLIYRGKRLVNWDPKLKTAVSDLEVNAEEEDSFLWSIHYPLADGPVDGVEGVIVATTRPETLFGDTAVMVHPDDERYRHLIGKTVLLPLAHRRIPIIADEAVDPTFGTGCVKVTPAHDFNDFAVGQRHNLPMINIMRLDAHLNDNVPEPFRGLDRFVARERVVEALKEQGLLVDVKPHRAMIPRGDRTGVVLEPMLTDQWFVATTKPAPDGKSLAQKALEVVDNGEIRFIPENWTNTYRQWLTNIQDWCISRQLWWGHQIPAWYAAEDEGKENPRFWVAHDETEAAQLAAADGYTGPLVRDPDVLDTWYSSALWPFSTLDWTPEYPARSNPALDLYLPSSVLVTGFDIIFFWVARMVMMTTHITGKIPFRDVYVHGLIRDAEGQKMSKSKGNVLDPIDLIDGISLDALIEKRTFGLMNPKQAESIAARTRKEFPNGIPAFGADALRFTFASLASPGRDIKFDLNRCEGYRNFCNKLWNAARFVLMNTEGHDCGLADHQPNACQGEYLDFSFVDRWIVSRLQRAEHEADQHLNAYRFDLLARTLYEFIWDEYCDWYLELAKVQLKNGTAAQQRATRRTLLRVLEATLRLAHPVIPFITETLWQAVAPVAARKTTDSIMLAPYPVAQPERIDEAAEAAMADLKAIINEVRSIRTQMGLKPGERVPLLVTGFDAAQAERFAPYIEALARVSAVRVVPELPEQLLAPVAVAAGGQWMLEVTVDLEAEKARLTKERQRLTNEIARAQGKLANEAFVTRAPAAVVAQERERLAKFTEELAQIDAQLARLERR
- a CDS encoding leucyl aminopeptidase, whose translation is MKFTISDLPFEKIAATTLVVPLFTDETDPNRERLDKVTKGKFGRLWAQEVDRDVVGQIFRYTDLPGLAASRLLVVSLGERGKFTAQKWAKAAQAVATALANGPIGSAAHLLASVDLPQVPLAQRLRLLTYWFRQAQYRYDATLGENSAKAKAPKGADRVEHLIPEAATDALYRAVAEGDAIAEGALLTRQLGDLPANVCTPEYLAETAENLAKAHDLKCHVLDKKEAEKLGMGAFLAVAAGAKRPPKLIVLEYRGSGVKKAERKPIALVGKGITFDTGGICLKPAAQMDEMKYDMCGAATVLGTMKAIALMALPLDVVAVIPATENMPGGTATRPGDVVTTLSGKTVEILNTDAEGRLILCDALTYVQQRYRPSKVVDIATLTGAIIIALGKVATGLMGNDDTLLAELKAAGDEAFDRAWPLPLWDDYQELLKSRFADIPNISSGRDAGSITAAAFLSRFIEPGTPWAHLDIAGTAWLSGEQKGATGRPVPLLTHWLLKEAERAQTAHAETDQPAD